One window of the Kiritimatiellales bacterium genome contains the following:
- the trxB gene encoding thioredoxin-disulfide reductase produces MEQLVIIGTGPAGYTAAIYAARANLAPAVVEGMQPGGQLTATPDVENFPGFPDGISGAELMLHMRRQAEKFGAHFRSETVVKADLISDPKTVELSGGDIIQARCVIIATGASAKYLGIESEQKLLGRGVSGCATCDGAFYRDMHVAVVGGGDTALEEAHFLTRFASKVTLIHRRDQFRGSKIMVERVLAHKKIEVLWNTVVEEVLGVDSHEVTGLKVRNVKTNEIATLPVRGLFVAIGHHPNVEVFKDQLETGAAGYLLTDGVKTKIQGVYAAGDVADPVYRQAVVAAGHGCMAAIEAERYLSGLE; encoded by the coding sequence ATGGAACAGCTTGTAATTATCGGAACGGGCCCGGCGGGATACACCGCCGCAATCTATGCGGCGCGTGCGAATCTTGCGCCGGCGGTTGTGGAAGGCATGCAGCCCGGCGGGCAGCTTACAGCCACACCGGACGTTGAAAATTTTCCGGGCTTCCCGGATGGAATTTCCGGTGCCGAACTGATGCTGCACATGCGGCGGCAGGCGGAAAAGTTCGGGGCGCATTTTCGGTCGGAAACGGTGGTTAAAGCCGATTTAATATCTGATCCGAAAACAGTGGAATTAAGCGGCGGCGATATTATTCAGGCGCGCTGCGTGATTATAGCCACCGGCGCGTCCGCCAAATATCTCGGGATCGAGTCGGAACAGAAACTGTTAGGGCGCGGCGTTTCCGGCTGTGCCACATGCGACGGCGCGTTTTATCGCGATATGCATGTGGCGGTGGTTGGCGGCGGCGATACGGCGCTGGAAGAGGCGCATTTTCTCACACGCTTCGCGTCAAAAGTAACGCTGATTCACCGGCGCGATCAGTTTCGCGGGTCGAAAATTATGGTGGAGCGTGTGCTGGCACATAAAAAAATTGAAGTGCTGTGGAACACGGTGGTCGAAGAAGTCCTCGGCGTGGACAGCCATGAAGTTACCGGGCTAAAAGTTCGTAACGTAAAAACAAATGAGATTGCAACTCTGCCGGTGCGGGGCCTGTTTGTGGCAATCGGACACCATCCGAATGTAGAGGTGTTTAAAGATCAGCTTGAAACCGGTGCGGCAGGATATTTGCTGACCGACGGGGTGAAAACAAAAATTCAAGGTGTGTACGCTGCCGGTGACGTCGCCGATCCGGTCTACCGGCAGGCGGTGGTGGCCGCCGGACACGGCTGTATGGCGGCGATTGAAGCGGAGCGGTATTTAAGCGGTTTGGAATAG
- a CDS encoding Ig-like domain-containing protein, which translates to MKNITSAIRMTLLFAATIHIHAEESILNVWTPPPGTASNNTFSVSVRKSGDASWTDLFVYNVKTGIQSGTQKDSSMVCFDFSGSVEMKVTYNGLILSTNEIRPLSYGISTEKNGKTLSFTMTQTPDSPRKLVLRVNDSWDTGVLHILTNPPETDAPSVNDSNVYLINPGDPVPQALPEGKDTYYFQPGNHTLPRGLWVDVDLKAVHPVDGIALVQGAFGGVNLPNRFQVEAKQQKTDSYALVYDGTGNTVTGTVSVSFPPVDARFVRLTLLGNNVPDYYTFASMISEFQVFAGSSANLALKNAIDGGLPTYANAVDGKPGTRYTTTTKHNNMHVGESFFLGKDHTIVYIAPGAVVYGAIISDTVNNLTIRGRGILDGSRLNYSYTSGREEGKTGLIWLLSGTDNRVEGITLLESPMWAVTMNYSTRPIVKNINFMGSCVNADGIHLTGCTSGLVSGVFLRAPDDLFVMYHYTPGSGNTFENSVLWSDNAHVVLLGLTGNGTQPISDITFKNLDILHQQYVVDVNKFNGCFKLWANGNNTISNIAFHDIQIDPFRTASNSGVFQFRCDERNAGEGNGKIRNITLSDITYRGTGERASLLKGVDNTYNIDGVYFYNYSRNGTTVTNSSSGNISTLIYATNIFYYRTNTVPDITLTSPEPAAKLFVPVQISIQADVSDIDGQISRVDFYSNNLKIGSAAVTPWILAWNNVPAGIYNLTAVATDNAGGCNTSTVVQVTVWQPQTFESWAAEYGVPVFGGGINDSDQDGYSDLLEYALGSAPMNPSDHAALCIQQPSGDAFHVQFNHNLLATDITLNVEFSTSLLLNDWQSIKSNVFGTGWTGDAPYYTLPNESGIETVFIEVPITNVHAGFIRLRVIK; encoded by the coding sequence ATGAAAAACATTACCAGTGCGATCCGGATGACGCTGCTCTTCGCTGCGACAATACATATTCACGCCGAAGAGAGTATATTAAATGTCTGGACGCCGCCACCGGGAACAGCATCAAACAATACATTTTCTGTCTCTGTCCGGAAATCCGGCGATGCGAGCTGGACGGATTTGTTTGTTTACAACGTGAAAACCGGAATTCAGAGCGGCACACAAAAAGACTCATCGATGGTTTGTTTTGATTTTTCCGGCAGCGTAGAGATGAAGGTTACTTATAATGGATTAATTCTCTCAACTAACGAAATCCGTCCGTTGTCGTATGGAATTTCTACTGAAAAAAACGGTAAAACTCTGTCTTTTACGATGACTCAAACGCCGGATTCTCCGCGCAAACTGGTTTTGCGTGTGAATGACAGTTGGGATACCGGCGTTTTACATATTCTGACAAACCCGCCGGAAACAGATGCGCCGTCTGTTAACGATTCAAACGTTTATCTGATCAATCCCGGCGACCCGGTTCCACAGGCATTGCCGGAGGGAAAAGACACCTATTATTTTCAGCCGGGGAACCACACACTGCCGAGAGGATTATGGGTGGATGTGGATCTGAAAGCCGTTCATCCAGTTGACGGAATTGCGCTGGTTCAAGGAGCATTCGGAGGAGTGAATCTTCCGAACCGTTTTCAGGTTGAAGCTAAGCAGCAGAAAACAGATTCGTATGCTTTGGTTTATGATGGAACCGGAAACACCGTTACCGGAACTGTGTCCGTATCCTTTCCACCAGTCGATGCGCGTTTTGTACGGCTGACGTTACTGGGAAATAACGTGCCGGATTATTATACGTTTGCGTCGATGATTTCTGAATTTCAGGTTTTTGCAGGATCATCAGCAAATCTGGCGTTGAAAAATGCGATTGACGGCGGACTGCCGACCTACGCGAATGCGGTCGACGGAAAACCCGGTACAAGATATACGACGACGACGAAACATAATAATATGCATGTCGGCGAATCGTTCTTTCTCGGGAAAGACCATACAATCGTTTATATCGCACCGGGAGCCGTCGTTTACGGAGCGATCATTTCAGATACGGTCAACAATCTGACGATTCGCGGACGCGGAATTCTGGACGGAAGCAGGTTGAATTATTCCTATACATCGGGGCGCGAGGAAGGGAAAACCGGTTTGATCTGGCTGCTTTCCGGTACAGACAACCGGGTGGAAGGTATTACGCTGCTGGAGTCTCCCATGTGGGCGGTTACAATGAACTATTCAACCCGGCCAATTGTAAAAAACATTAATTTTATGGGAAGCTGCGTGAATGCCGACGGAATCCATCTGACCGGATGTACATCCGGATTGGTATCCGGAGTATTTCTTCGCGCGCCGGATGATCTGTTTGTGATGTATCATTATACCCCCGGCTCAGGGAACACATTTGAAAACAGCGTTCTGTGGAGCGATAATGCGCATGTTGTGCTTTTGGGACTGACCGGAAACGGCACTCAGCCGATTTCAGATATTACATTTAAGAATCTGGATATTCTGCATCAGCAGTATGTCGTTGATGTGAATAAATTCAATGGATGTTTTAAGCTGTGGGCGAATGGCAACAACACAATTTCAAATATTGCTTTTCATGATATTCAAATTGACCCGTTTCGTACTGCGTCAAATTCCGGCGTATTTCAATTCCGCTGCGACGAACGGAATGCAGGTGAAGGCAACGGGAAAATACGAAACATCACCCTGTCGGATATTACATATCGAGGAACCGGCGAACGGGCATCACTGCTGAAAGGAGTTGATAACACATATAATATTGATGGAGTTTATTTCTACAATTATTCCCGCAATGGCACAACTGTAACCAATTCTTCATCCGGAAACATCAGTACTCTGATCTATGCAACTAATATTTTTTATTACCGGACGAACACCGTTCCCGATATCACTCTGACCTCGCCGGAACCGGCCGCCAAACTTTTTGTGCCGGTGCAAATCAGTATACAGGCGGATGTTTCGGACATAGACGGACAGATTTCCCGTGTAGATTTTTACAGCAACAATCTGAAAATTGGAAGCGCAGCGGTAACCCCGTGGATATTGGCGTGGAACAACGTGCCCGCTGGAATCTACAATCTGACAGCAGTTGCCACAGATAACGCCGGCGGATGCAATACATCAACCGTTGTGCAGGTTACAGTCTGGCAGCCGCAGACTTTTGAATCCTGGGCAGCAGAGTATGGCGTGCCGGTTTTCGGCGGCGGAATAAACGACAGCGATCAAGATGGATATTCCGATTTGCTGGAATATGCTTTAGGCAGCGCTCCGATGAATCCATCGGACCACGCGGCGCTCTGTATACAACAACCGTCCGGCGACGCGTTTCACGTTCAGTTTAACCATAATTTGCTGGCGACCGACATTACTCTCAACGTGGAGTTTTCAACATCACTGCTCTTAAATGATTGGCAGAGCATCAAATCCAATGTGTTTGGAACCGGCTGGACCGGTGATGCACCGTATTACACATTGCCAAACGAATCCGGAATAGAAACCGTCTTCATAGAAGTGCCCATTACAAATGTACACGCCGGTTTCATCAGACTTCGGGTCATAAAGTGA
- a CDS encoding Gfo/Idh/MocA family oxidoreductase, whose product MNEPVKIGVIGCGSYAFQLIKRVLSIPFNCTVTAVTSRDLDSAGVQYCRERGIHVFQTIDELLNYGRFDVVMNPTPIHLHASITKQCLAAGFPVWMEKPPVATVQELDELNQFATSVRLPVAVCFNALYAGLVQQLKKELLDGRFGKIRRVKSIGAWIRTDAYFNRNSWAGKIKQGGQWILDGDINNPFAHGLCNNLFFAGAQQNALAEPEIVEAELYRCNDIESEDTSCLRILTRNGIEAMNWFTLGSKTEIPLRTVIETEKALITFSDLKDLKIEFADGRIEMHEAYQENRIEMLQHLCRTVRGEEMLYCDLAMTRPFTVTVNSAFESAGTICTVPEQYLRRINVGDTIQTVIDGIAGIMEQAFEANALFSEINVSWAVQSKKFHTENYKQFPVRFCSALLKNSKSKVCVN is encoded by the coding sequence ATGAATGAGCCGGTAAAAATTGGGGTGATCGGATGCGGCAGTTATGCTTTTCAACTAATTAAACGCGTTTTATCAATTCCATTTAACTGCACCGTTACGGCGGTAACTTCCCGCGATCTGGACAGTGCCGGTGTGCAATATTGTCGTGAGCGCGGCATTCATGTTTTCCAGACAATTGATGAATTATTGAATTACGGCAGGTTTGATGTTGTGATGAACCCGACGCCGATTCATCTTCATGCGAGTATTACGAAGCAGTGTCTTGCTGCCGGATTCCCAGTATGGATGGAAAAGCCGCCGGTTGCTACAGTACAGGAGCTGGATGAACTGAATCAATTTGCGACATCAGTCAGACTACCGGTAGCGGTGTGCTTTAATGCTCTTTACGCCGGTTTGGTGCAGCAGTTGAAAAAAGAGTTGCTGGATGGACGTTTTGGAAAAATCCGGCGAGTTAAATCAATCGGCGCGTGGATTCGTACGGATGCATATTTTAACCGGAACAGCTGGGCTGGAAAAATAAAACAAGGCGGTCAGTGGATTCTTGATGGTGATATTAATAATCCGTTCGCGCATGGTCTTTGCAATAATCTGTTCTTCGCCGGAGCCCAGCAGAATGCGCTGGCGGAACCGGAGATTGTCGAAGCGGAGTTATATCGCTGTAATGACATTGAAAGTGAAGATACCAGTTGTTTGCGGATTCTCACTCGTAACGGAATTGAAGCGATGAACTGGTTTACACTTGGTTCGAAAACAGAAATTCCGTTGCGAACGGTGATCGAGACAGAAAAAGCGCTCATTACATTTAGTGATTTAAAAGATTTAAAAATTGAATTTGCTGATGGTCGGATTGAAATGCATGAAGCTTATCAGGAAAACCGGATTGAAATGCTTCAGCATCTCTGTCGTACCGTTCGCGGAGAAGAAATGCTTTATTGTGATCTTGCAATGACCCGTCCGTTTACGGTGACGGTAAACAGTGCGTTTGAATCCGCCGGAACAATCTGTACAGTTCCCGAACAATATCTTCGTCGTATAAATGTCGGTGACACGATACAGACAGTGATTGACGGGATCGCCGGAATAATGGAACAGGCTTTTGAAGCGAATGCATTGTTTTCTGAAATCAATGTTTCGTGGGCCGTGCAGAGCAAAAAATTTCATACTGAAAACTATAAACAGTTTCCGGTACGGTTTTGTTCTGCTTTGCTTAAAAACAGCAAGAGCAAGGTATGTGTAAACTGA
- the murA gene encoding UDP-N-acetylglucosamine 1-carboxyvinyltransferase, which translates to MAKFIITGGNTISGKFSPHGNKNAVLPMLAACTLTDQPVTLRNVPDIQDVRVMLELLQTLGVGVEQNSGVVTLCAAGLKTTDLNEELCRRVRASILLAGPLAARHGSAIVHSPGGDVIGRRRLDTHFYGLRALGIDISSTAPFRFTRKKLAGADLILDEASVTATENILMAATLAAGETSIFNAACEPHVQDLAHLLVKMGAGITGIGTNRLHVRGVKQLAGADYTVQSDYIETGSFIAAAAATGGALEISNPGDAVTLNVLSKGFAKLGVLWRLENNTLIQAPAENRCIVPDIGHFTPKIEDGIWPAFPSDLMSVMIVLATQTQGQMLFFEKLFESRMYFVDNLMAMGANIIQCDPHRVVVSGFSKLRSARLTSPDIRAGMAMVIAACCAAGTSVIDHAQMIDRGYESLDLRLRELGVDIARED; encoded by the coding sequence ATGGCAAAATTTATTATCACCGGCGGAAACACAATCAGCGGGAAATTTTCCCCGCACGGCAATAAAAATGCGGTACTGCCGATGCTCGCGGCCTGTACGCTCACCGATCAACCGGTGACGCTCCGCAACGTGCCGGATATTCAGGACGTGCGCGTGATGCTTGAACTGCTGCAAACGCTCGGCGTCGGCGTCGAACAAAACTCCGGCGTCGTCACGCTCTGCGCGGCCGGATTGAAAACCACGGATCTCAACGAAGAACTGTGCCGGCGCGTCCGCGCTTCCATTCTGCTCGCCGGCCCGCTCGCCGCACGTCACGGTTCCGCCATCGTGCATTCACCCGGCGGCGACGTCATCGGCCGCCGGCGTTTAGATACACACTTTTACGGACTGCGCGCGCTCGGCATTGACATCAGCAGCACCGCTCCGTTCCGCTTTACGCGCAAAAAACTTGCCGGCGCCGATCTGATTCTCGACGAAGCCAGCGTCACCGCCACCGAAAACATTCTGATGGCCGCCACGCTCGCCGCCGGCGAAACATCCATTTTCAATGCCGCTTGCGAACCGCACGTTCAGGACCTTGCACACCTGCTCGTCAAAATGGGCGCCGGGATCACCGGCATCGGAACTAACCGGCTGCATGTACGCGGCGTAAAACAGCTCGCCGGCGCCGATTATACTGTGCAATCCGACTACATTGAAACCGGCAGCTTCATCGCCGCCGCCGCCGCTACCGGCGGCGCACTCGAAATCAGCAATCCCGGCGACGCCGTTACGCTCAACGTACTTTCCAAAGGCTTCGCCAAACTCGGAGTACTGTGGAGACTGGAAAACAACACTCTGATTCAGGCGCCGGCGGAAAACCGGTGCATCGTGCCGGACATCGGGCATTTTACACCGAAAATTGAAGACGGCATCTGGCCGGCGTTTCCATCCGACCTCATGAGCGTGATGATCGTGCTTGCAACGCAGACGCAGGGACAAATGCTGTTTTTTGAAAAGCTGTTTGAAAGCCGGATGTACTTCGTCGACAACCTGATGGCAATGGGCGCGAACATTATTCAGTGCGATCCGCACCGCGTTGTTGTCAGCGGATTTTCAAAGCTGCGCAGCGCACGGCTCACCAGCCCCGATATCCGCGCCGGCATGGCGATGGTCATCGCCGCCTGCTGCGCCGCCGGTACCAGCGTGATCGATCACGCTCAAATGATCGACCGCGGCTACGAATCTCTCGATCTCCGCCTGCGCGAACTCGGTGTGGATATTGCGCGGGAAGATTAA
- a CDS encoding Gfo/Idh/MocA family oxidoreductase, whose amino-acid sequence MVTGIHVIDMTNFITDCLPASVTVHHANHAHPDYAGCEDVCDGIFQLDNGRTLTASVDILRLGIASTHGDDWYQIVGTKGVIEAYDGRVIVSLLRPDHLPQEENCRTALSSIYKIVQQLKSDSATGRIGTSLAFKMIEAILQACKSTNTKQQLIINLKNLNF is encoded by the coding sequence ATGGTTACAGGAATCCATGTAATCGATATGACAAATTTTATTACCGATTGTTTGCCGGCATCCGTCACCGTGCATCATGCCAATCACGCGCATCCGGATTATGCCGGGTGTGAAGATGTTTGCGATGGAATATTTCAACTTGATAACGGCAGAACGCTGACAGCGAGTGTCGATATTCTTCGCCTCGGGATTGCGTCAACGCACGGCGATGACTGGTACCAGATTGTCGGCACGAAAGGTGTGATTGAAGCGTATGACGGGCGCGTAATTGTTTCATTGCTTCGTCCGGACCATCTGCCGCAGGAAGAAAATTGCAGAACAGCGTTATCGTCGATTTATAAAATTGTACAGCAATTAAAATCAGATTCCGCTACCGGTAGAATAGGAACATCACTAGCATTTAAAATGATCGAAGCCATTTTACAGGCATGCAAATCGACAAACACAAAACAGCAACTTATAATTAATCTGAAAAATTTGAATTTTTGA
- a CDS encoding electron transfer flavoprotein subunit beta/FixA family protein codes for MHIVVCIKQVPDSDKVTIDRETNRLNRAGVPSIINPFDENALEMALQLKDKHGGKITVISMGPPQAEEALRTALSHGADEAILLSDRKFGGADTWATSYTISLALKKLNEPVDLMLFGKQAVDGDTAQVGPGVAHFCGVPMITYAKSCEVIDGGYRVQQVTDQGYNVWEIETPAALTVVKEANELRMPSLKKKMAAKKAEIPTWGAAELQPDESRIGLSGSPTKVNKVFAPPVKVNKEILSGEPREMVKELIFKLRERKVL; via the coding sequence ATGCATATTGTAGTCTGTATCAAGCAGGTGCCTGATTCGGATAAGGTGACGATTGATCGCGAGACGAACCGTTTGAACCGCGCCGGGGTGCCCAGTATTATTAATCCGTTCGACGAGAATGCACTCGAGATGGCGCTGCAGTTGAAGGACAAACACGGTGGAAAAATTACGGTGATTTCAATGGGTCCGCCTCAAGCAGAAGAGGCACTGCGTACGGCGCTTTCGCACGGCGCCGATGAGGCGATTCTGCTTTCGGACCGGAAATTCGGCGGTGCCGATACCTGGGCAACGTCCTATACGATTTCTCTCGCACTGAAAAAACTGAACGAACCGGTGGATCTGATGCTGTTCGGCAAACAGGCGGTCGACGGCGATACAGCGCAGGTCGGGCCAGGCGTCGCGCATTTCTGCGGCGTGCCGATGATTACCTATGCGAAGTCGTGCGAGGTGATTGACGGCGGCTATCGCGTTCAGCAGGTAACCGATCAGGGCTACAACGTTTGGGAAATTGAAACGCCGGCAGCGCTGACAGTGGTTAAAGAAGCGAACGAACTGCGTATGCCGTCGCTGAAGAAAAAGATGGCGGCGAAGAAAGCGGAAATTCCAACGTGGGGCGCGGCTGAGCTGCAGCCTGACGAAAGCCGGATCGGCTTGAGCGGTTCGCCGACCAAAGTGAATAAGGTTTTTGCTCCGCCGGTAAAAGTGAATAAAGAAATTCTCTCCGGCGAACCGCGGGAAATGGTCAAGGAGCTCATCTTTAAACTGCGCGAAAGGAAAGTGCTGTGA
- a CDS encoding sodium:solute symporter, giving the protein MIKSFFKKTVFTYFLFNFSAGIFASGTEYFKFTIDGVPSAELLSRAAPAAGEVRIEMHKMLYVFGTDESGTESFRHNPVRDEQIALAVAPENMCNFVAVPCGDAHILFFNRSAPDRRILAYHLITDRWVEIGQLPEALQAVGAVSSGTVFTVFSKTLVISGTAILTPTKYGIYDHAVVAILAVALIGFGVFFSRREKSSAEYFRAGQRIPWWAAGMSLFANGASAISLMAMPGKAFAENWVYFSMVFYILIIQLPLTLLVYVPLARRLNIVTANEYLEKRFGLSTRMLGCFIYSLNQMLARVASILLLPAIAISAIFGLSMEYSILIMGVVATIYVTLGGLEAVVWTDVLQAVVMLAAVLVCALWVLFSLDILPAEAVYTIQEMNKLKMFDFSFDWTAPVVVILFSNTVAVGMGMIGDQSFIQRVQCTPTEKDARKTIITQLAVAIPLNAVLFAMGTLLFLFYRNNPADLSPALKADGIYPFFAAQHLPPGMAGFVVAALLAATMSTVSGAVNSVANIGMEDIYRRFFKNTSDHRCVIIGKILTLILGVSGTFTALILARSNMLSIWDLALMITGIVIAPVTGIFFLGIFTKRTNRFGVWMGTIIAVLVNIYAKLFWEVHSLAFLPIGVFVTIFAGYFASILRPSTSRSLDRLTAFALFKAKEH; this is encoded by the coding sequence ATGATAAAGTCGTTTTTTAAGAAAACAGTTTTTACATATTTCCTTTTCAATTTTTCTGCCGGAATTTTTGCTTCCGGCACAGAGTATTTTAAATTTACAATAGATGGCGTACCGTCGGCAGAGCTGTTGAGCCGGGCGGCACCGGCCGCCGGCGAAGTGCGGATTGAGATGCACAAAATGCTTTACGTATTCGGCACGGATGAGAGCGGAACTGAATCATTCCGGCATAATCCGGTTCGTGATGAACAGATTGCTCTGGCAGTTGCGCCGGAGAATATGTGTAATTTTGTCGCCGTGCCGTGTGGCGATGCGCACATTCTGTTTTTCAATCGAAGCGCACCGGACCGGCGTATTCTTGCTTACCATCTCATTACCGACCGGTGGGTTGAAATCGGACAACTGCCGGAAGCACTGCAGGCGGTCGGCGCGGTTTCATCCGGAACTGTATTTACAGTGTTTTCAAAAACACTTGTGATTTCCGGAACGGCGATTCTGACGCCGACCAAATACGGTATTTATGACCATGCAGTGGTTGCCATTCTTGCGGTGGCACTGATCGGATTTGGTGTATTCTTTTCACGCCGTGAAAAATCGAGCGCTGAGTATTTTCGCGCCGGCCAGCGTATTCCGTGGTGGGCGGCGGGGATGAGTCTGTTCGCTAACGGAGCCAGTGCTATCAGCCTGATGGCGATGCCGGGAAAAGCCTTTGCGGAAAACTGGGTCTATTTTTCAATGGTGTTTTATATTCTTATTATTCAACTGCCGTTAACGCTGCTCGTCTATGTTCCGCTTGCGCGCCGGCTGAATATTGTCACCGCTAATGAGTATCTTGAAAAGCGATTCGGATTATCAACCCGGATGCTCGGATGTTTCATCTATTCACTAAATCAAATGCTGGCTCGTGTTGCATCAATCCTTCTTCTGCCGGCGATTGCAATCAGCGCGATTTTCGGTCTGTCGATGGAATACAGCATTTTAATTATGGGAGTGGTCGCAACCATTTATGTCACGCTCGGCGGATTGGAAGCCGTCGTCTGGACGGATGTATTGCAGGCGGTCGTTATGCTGGCGGCGGTTTTAGTTTGCGCATTATGGGTTCTGTTTTCACTGGACATTCTTCCGGCGGAAGCAGTTTACACAATACAGGAAATGAACAAGCTGAAGATGTTCGATTTCAGTTTTGACTGGACTGCGCCGGTGGTTGTAATTCTCTTCAGCAATACCGTCGCCGTTGGAATGGGAATGATCGGTGATCAGAGTTTTATTCAGCGTGTGCAGTGTACGCCGACGGAAAAAGATGCGCGCAAAACCATCATTACTCAACTTGCCGTTGCGATTCCGCTGAATGCAGTTCTGTTCGCGATGGGAACTCTGCTGTTTCTGTTCTACAGAAATAATCCGGCGGACCTGAGTCCGGCGTTGAAAGCCGATGGGATCTATCCGTTTTTTGCGGCGCAGCATCTGCCTCCGGGTATGGCGGGATTTGTTGTTGCGGCGCTGCTTGCCGCGACAATGTCGACTGTTTCCGGCGCCGTCAACAGTGTAGCGAATATCGGAATGGAAGACATTTATCGCCGGTTTTTCAAAAATACATCCGACCACCGGTGCGTGATTATTGGGAAAATCTTAACGCTGATACTGGGTGTTTCCGGAACATTCACCGCGCTGATTCTTGCGCGGAGCAATATGCTTTCAATTTGGGATCTAGCTCTGATGATTACCGGTATCGTCATTGCACCGGTAACCGGAATCTTTTTCCTCGGAATTTTCACAAAACGAACCAACCGCTTTGGAGTATGGATGGGAACAATCATTGCGGTACTGGTTAATATTTACGCAAAATTGTTCTGGGAAGTTCATTCGCTGGCGTTTTTGCCGATCGGTGTTTTTGTAACGATTTTCGCCGGATATTTTGCCAGTATCCTTCGTCCGTCAACGAGTCGTTCTCTTGACAGACTTACCGCCTTTGCGCTGTTTAAAGCAAAAGAACATTAA
- a CDS encoding electron transfer flavoprotein subunit alpha/FixB family protein — MSKEIWIFAEQENGHVAGVVYELLTRGRMLAEKSGYTLCAVLPSAAGAPLHQELFNYGAKKIYNLEDPKLETYQNDYFAKVIHELIEKEKPEIVLYGATTIGRSLAPTVAVMGWAGLTADCTELDFDVERMILLQTRPAFGGNIMATIICPDHRPQMATVRSNVFKKEKTGEDERGEVVNVAVDLSGVKERMKRIESVVEEVNTIDLKAADYIVSGGRGIGKPENFKIIEELAGALGGAVGASRATVDAGWISHHHQVGQTGKTVCPMVYIACGISGAIQHLAGMQSADLIIAVNKDIDAPIFDVADFGLVGDVHEIVPELTKQINAYKN, encoded by the coding sequence GTGAGTAAGGAAATCTGGATTTTTGCTGAACAGGAGAACGGTCACGTTGCCGGAGTTGTCTATGAACTGCTGACGCGCGGCCGGATGCTCGCCGAAAAATCAGGCTACACACTGTGCGCCGTGCTGCCGTCCGCCGCCGGTGCGCCGCTGCATCAGGAGCTGTTTAATTACGGCGCGAAAAAAATCTATAATCTGGAAGATCCGAAACTGGAAACCTATCAGAACGATTATTTCGCGAAGGTGATTCACGAACTGATCGAGAAAGAAAAACCGGAAATCGTGCTGTACGGCGCGACCACCATCGGCCGCAGTCTGGCGCCGACGGTGGCGGTGATGGGCTGGGCAGGGTTGACGGCGGATTGTACTGAACTCGATTTTGATGTTGAGCGGATGATCCTGCTGCAAACGCGTCCGGCGTTCGGCGGAAATATTATGGCAACGATTATCTGTCCCGATCACCGCCCGCAAATGGCGACGGTGCGTTCCAACGTTTTCAAAAAAGAGAAAACCGGGGAAGACGAACGCGGGGAAGTGGTAAATGTTGCGGTCGATCTCTCCGGCGTCAAAGAGCGCATGAAGCGCATCGAGAGCGTGGTGGAAGAGGTGAACACGATTGACCTGAAAGCCGCCGATTACATTGTTTCCGGCGGACGCGGTATCGGCAAACCGGAAAACTTTAAAATTATTGAAGAGCTCGCCGGTGCGCTCGGCGGTGCGGTTGGCGCTTCGCGCGCAACGGTGGACGCCGGCTGGATTTCGCACCATCATCAGGTTGGGCAAACCGGCAAAACCGTCTGTCCGATGGTTTATATTGCCTGCGGAATTTCCGGCGCCATCCAGCATCTCGCCGGAATGCAAAGCGCGGACTTAATTATCGCGGTTAATAAAGACATTGACGCGCCGATTTTTGATGTCGCCGATTTCGGTCTCGTGGGTGACGTGCACGAAATCGTGCCGGAACTTACAAAGCAGATTAACGCGTATAAGAATTAG